The genomic segment TTCCATTCCGGCTGTTGAATCTTATCAGCAAAGCCTTCAAATTCTCCACGTCTAATATCGGCTAAGTTCTTTCTTTCTGGAGTAGTAGCTGCTTCCTCATAAAGATAGATAGGCAACTCCATCTTCTCAGATGCTTCCTGGGCCACCTCGTTAGCCAACTCCACTGCTTCTTCCATAGTTACACCCCGAACTGGAGTAAAAGGAACTACATCTACTGCTCCCATGCGTGGATGCTCTCCCGCATGTTCATTCATATCTATTAAATCAACAGCAATCTCCATTGCTTCTAATACTGATTTCTTCAAAGCATCTGGACTACCAATCATAGTTACTACTAATCTATTGTGATCCTTATCGGCCGAATAATCCAGCAGTTTCACACCTGATATATCCTTAAAAGGCTGTACAATCTTTTCAATCTTTTCTTCATCCTGACCTTCACTAAAGTTAGGAATACATTCCAATATCTGAGCCATAATCAATATCCCCCTTCTAATCTAGTTATAATTAACACCTTTTGAATAAATTATCAATATTTCGTGTTTTTTGTCGTTATATGTTTATAATATCACAATTTAATTCTGATATCTATTAAGATTAATTACCATTTTCTTAGCCCAAAATCCTCTCTTCAGCAATCCTTTCAATCTCAGCTGCTAATTCTTCTGCTTCTGCTAATATCTCTTCTGACTTATCCTTCAATTCTCCAGCATCAGCTTCATCAGTTAAGGATTCAGCATTGATTAACACATTATATCGGCCGCCTTTAACAGCATCCAAGGCCAACAGACCTGCTACTCCTGCATCAGAAACAGCATTAGCATTGCCTTCTCTAACTACTTTTACAGCAATCTTAAGCAGCTCCAATCCCAGCTTCATCGTTTCTAAGGGAGTTATTGCTGCCTCCTTCATTGCTTCTTGAATTGCTCTGCTGCGCTTTTCCTGCTCTTCTTCAGTCTCTTTAGGAAGCTTAAAGGCAGCCATCACTTGATCAAAGCTTTCAGAATCTTCATCAATCAGCTCTAAAGCTTCAATCTGTAGTTCTTCTAATTCTGCAGTATCATGATCCAAATCATTTTCTTTAGTTAATCTGATCACCATAGCAATTAAACTGGCACTCAGTGAGCCGCATAACCCGGCTACACTACCTCCGCCAGGAGTAGCAGCATCACTGGCTAACTCTGCTGTAAACTCATCAATACTATAATCGGCAAAACTCATATCTTTATCCTCCTTATAATTTATTATTTGCTACTAATTCTGCTCCTTTAAAGAATTAGCAACAGTATCCTCTACTAATCCTTCCTCAGGCTGATAAGGAAGTGTTGCATGGCCTTTAGCTCCATGTTCTTTATTCCAGTCCATCATTGTCTCAATTGCATTTTCATTTCTCGCCCAGGCTCTACGTGCTACACCGCTGTGAACATC from the Acetohalobium arabaticum DSM 5501 genome contains:
- the ftcD gene encoding glutamate formimidoyltransferase, with product MAQILECIPNFSEGQDEEKIEKIVQPFKDISGVKLLDYSADKDHNRLVVTMIGSPDALKKSVLEAMEIAVDLIDMNEHAGEHPRMGAVDVVPFTPVRGVTMEEAVELANEVAQEASEKMELPIYLYEEAATTPERKNLADIRRGEFEGFADKIQQPEWKPDYGPAELHSTAGASVIGARMPLVAFNVNLDTDDLEIANEIARKVRHSGGGLRYCKAIGIDLNERGITQVSMNMTDYTKTALYQSYEMVKFEAERYGVDVIGSELIGLLPAQALFDVAEYYLGVEDFSGDQIMENRLLEEL
- a CDS encoding cyclodeaminase/cyclohydrolase family protein, producing the protein MSFADYSIDEFTAELASDAATPGGGSVAGLCGSLSASLIAMVIRLTKENDLDHDTAELEELQIEALELIDEDSESFDQVMAAFKLPKETEEEQEKRSRAIQEAMKEAAITPLETMKLGLELLKIAVKVVREGNANAVSDAGVAGLLALDAVKGGRYNVLINAESLTDEADAGELKDKSEEILAEAEELAAEIERIAEERILG